tgaggcagggtAACATCCAAACCGAGGTCCTGGGGAAGGGAGCTGTGTCTCCCCCAATCAAAATGGGGCTCAACAGAGGCCTGCCTGCCTCCACCGTGCTCCCCAAGCCACCatgccaccctcacccccacccagGCAGGTTCAATCTGCTTCCTGAGGCGCTGACTGAGAGTTGGCTGTCAGGAGGGACCTCCACACACTGGGGCCTGGTTCCCTCCATCCAAGCAGCCAGGTTTCCTGAGCTTACACTGGGCAATGTGCGGGACAATGTGGGGACGCGAGCAGGAGGGTTTCCCAGACTGGCAGCAGAGATGGGGCAGGACAGGAAGAAGGGGCAGCAGAGGGCCCCCACCACCCTCTGTCTGCTGGGGAGGGGCAGCGCAGCCCAAAGCCCAGGCTTCCCAGAGCCCACTGAGACCCCATCCGGGTCCCGGACGCTGCTGGGAGGAGCTGACACAGACTGGCTTGGTTGGTGGGGACCCTGTCCACCCAGAAGACAGACCGAAAGATCAGCCGCCATGAGGGACCCCGAGAGGTGGGAACCGGATCTGGCAGCCTGGGACAGCGTGTCTCGTGAAGGGTACAGGGCACAGGGAGGCCCGTCACACCTGCCGGACTTCGGGGCCCCAAAAAGGTGATCCTGTCCGAGGCTGGCTCGCTGCCAGTGGGGGGACCTGGAGTAGGTGTCGGgacagtgggggggggggcaggtagAGCGCAGGGACAGGAGGAAGCACGGTGAGATCTGGGGTGGGGGGATGGCTTCCAGACGTTTCCCACACCCCGCTCCAGTGCCCTGTCCACGCTGGGTGGTTTAGGAACGTGGGAAACCCCTTAACATTTCCCAGCCTCCGGCCAGAGCGGGCGGGGCCACCCCCGGGCGCGCCCGGCCCCACGTGGGCCTCCCGGCGGGGAGGGCGGAGCTGAAGGGAGAGGAGGTGGCAccgcgccccgccccgcccgctgCCGCCGGGAGCTGGAGCCCGAGCCCCAGTCCCAGCCCCGAGCCAGAGCCCCAAGCCCGGGACCGAGCCCCAGCCAGAGCCCCAAGCCCGGGACCGAGCCCCAGCCAGAGCCCCAAGCCCGGGACCGAGCCAGAGCCCCAGCCGGAGCCCCAGCCCGAGCCGTGCGGAGCGCCGGGTACCGCAGCCCCCGCCCCGCGCACAGCGCCGCCGCGCCCCCGCTCTCCGGCCGCCGCCCCTGCCCGGTAAGTCCGCCTCTGGGCCGACCAGGAGCCCCGGGGGAAACTGAGTCCGGGCGGGTGAGCGCGGACggggctggggcggggggcgCGGGGTGGCTGCGGGCGGGGACCCCGGTTCCCAGGCAGGGATCCCAGGCCGCCCTGCGCCCCGCCGGCTGCGCGCCCCGCCCGCGGGTGTTGAGCAGAGGGGCGGCCTGGCCGGAAGAGCTCCCGTGCTCCCGCCTCGCGGCTGCGGCATCCTGGGCATGAATCAGCCGCAGTTGGGAAAATAAACTTCGGCTTCGGGTCCGTGGCCCGGTGGCGCCCTGCCCAGGACGCTGGGTCTCGAGCTGCCCGCGCGCAGGTGGGCGCACAGGGTTTGCTGGTTGGAAAGCGCCTGGCGAGGCCTGGGGACCGAGCCCCCCACCTTGCTCTGTTTCTTCTGCGTGGGACTGGCAGGCCAGGGGCAGGGGAACGCCGGCACCAACTCCACCTGTGGACCCCCTTCCTGGGGTGACCCAAGGAGTGATCAGGACCCCAGATAGGGGTCTTGGGGTGTGAAGCTGTGCGTCCTCTCAGCCCCCCAGCTGCCTGTCTGCCTGGCCTTCTGCAGCCGATTggcccagggccccagactgaCGGTCCTAGGCCTCCACTGAAACCAGTGTTTGGGCCCCACCCCTGCCAGATAGGCCAGGAGTCAGAGTGTCAAAGATAGCTGTGACCCCGCCTGGGGCAGAAACCACAACTGGCCAtaggtcaggcccacccaggAAGAGCTGACCCCCTTCCACCAGCCCTGCCGGGCTCCCTCCACAGTGCGGCCTGGGCAGGATCCTGCgctcctggcctcagtttccccatctgtgctgAGGGGTGGGGACAGTGGCTCAGGAGTGGATGCAGCAGTGGCTGTTTCCCACCTCCCTATCGCCCTACCAGGGTGGGGACCTGGAGCAGGTGCCCTAAACCCCTCGGGGGGACACCTGAGATGTGGGGGGCGGCACCTGAGGCAGGGGCCCTCAGGGGGCAGATGTTGCAGCGGCTAGCAGAGCAAAACTCAGCATTTGGTTCTAGTCCCGAGTCTGGAGTGTCACACCACCCCAGCCCCACCAGGTCCACAGCGACATCTGCTTAAAAAGCCATGTTGGCACAGAAGCCCCTCCTGGGGCCAGGTGGGTGCCAACCAGTGCCCaggccctgccccccacccccgagACTGGACCAAGGACGTCACAGCAGAGAATGGGGTGAGGTGACCAGGTGTCCTCGGGCTGAGGGCTTGGCTCCTTCCCAGGAGGGCCCCCTGAGCAGCAGGGATTAACGTCAGGTGAGGGCCCCCTCTTTGTGGAGGTGCTGACAGGCTGTCGGAGCTAATTGTGAGCACCCCGCATTCCGGGACCTGGGAGTCCTGCTTTAAATAGATTCCTGTCTCCTTCCGTCAAAGTGATTTGTCTTCCAGGGCTGCAGTTAGTGGGGTCGGGGCTGTGGGAGGGGTGGATGGTAGCTAGGGAGTGATGGGGTGGGGGCGAGCCCAAAGGGGGTACTGCCTGGGAGTGCCAGGCACCGTGCACCTGGCCTGGTGCAGGCCCTTGGCCTGGTGCAAGCCCTCAACGTGGGCTCTGCGCAGGGATGCTGGGGCTCCTGAGGTAAGCACTAACGCCAGGCCCTTTGGAGTGCCCAGAGGAGGAAGTGGGAAGTGAAGCGCCCCCCATAGTCTAAGGGGTGGGGCCTGACTCCTCCCGCACTGGGGTCTTGCACACAGCAGGTGCCTAATGTGTGCATGGCTTATGGCCCAGTGGGCAGGGCCATCCAGGAAAGGCCTCCTGCCTGTTGCAGGAGAGCAGAGGGTAGCATGTCTGGGGAAGACAAGGCGGGACGGCTGGGAGGCTTGGGGGCTTGGGAGGCAGGAGCCAGGCCTGGGGGTGCCAAGGACAAGGACAAGGAGGCAGGTCTCAACCTGGTGCTAAGGAGGTGGTGTATGGGGGGGCTCCCCATTACTGCAGTTGTGAGAACAGGGTCCAGCCACAGAGCTTCCTGTTAGGGAGCCCCCACCTCCCCAACCGTTGCGAGGAGGGTGCTGCCCACGCTGAACATCCCACAGCGGAGTCCTGAGACAGTGTGGGTCAGCCCCGCAGCTGGGTGGCCACGTGGTGGTCTGGAAGGTTCTTCAGTGGtaatctcctctccaggcaggcaGGCCGGAGGCTTGTCTTCCTTTTACAGCTCTTAAAAGGGGTGTGATTGCACAGGGAACTGAGACGGGGGTGTCGCTCAGGTCTCCGCTCAGCTGGGGAAAGGTCAGCTCCCGAGAGCGGCACCCGAGCCTGCCTCGACCACAGCGCCCTGAACGGTCTGTGTAttggatgagtgaatgagtgaaggAATGAATGCGGGAACCAGCCTGCACATGCCCATGAGCCCCTACCCTGTGCAGTGTGGACCCTGCAGTTAGcatccattgtacagatgaggaaactgaggcacaaaaccGTTTGGTCATAGAACCAGCATTGCTCATTCTTGTGGGTGGCGTCTATAAAGTTCATACTGTGTGTTGGGGACTCcgtggtggtgcaaacagttaccatgctcggctgctaactaaaagggtggatgtttgagtctacccggaggtaccttggaagaaagcccccgtgacctacttcccaaaactcagccactgaaaaccctgtggagcacagtcgtaccCTGGCACGCACGGGGGGCCCAGGGGGCAGCTTGGTGACAGCTggttggtcactgagtgtgtgggcCACGCCCAGCCCACGCTGGGCAAACAGAAGGCCCTGGACTTGGGGCTCAGGATTAGAGCCATCGTTAGCACATAGCTGTGGGTGCAGCAGGCAGGTAGGTGGGCATCTCTGCCAGGCCAGCCTCGTGGTGCAGGAACTGGGGAAGCAGGCACCGGGCCCAGAACAGGACGGCTCTGTCCCTGTCAGGCAGCTGGAGCTGGGGCTCAGAGTAGGGAGGGCCATGCGCCCAGCCACCCTCGGCACACACATGGCTGCCCGCAGGCCTCCTGTCCTGGGCCCTGGATTGGTAGGGGGAATCTCAGCCTGGGAGGGGTCACTGAAGTGAAGGCCCCTTCTCAGCACCATCTAGGACAGAAAAGCCATGTGCTCAGTGAGGGCCACGGCCACTTCCCCCGTGCACCACTCTCCCGCCAGCCCCTCCCTCACTCCTACAGCTTTCCCAGCTGCACCCCTCTTGGAGAAGTGAGGGATCCAGAGAGAGACAAGTGGGCTTTGCCCAGCCTTTGAGCTCTCAGCCCCAGCCCCTCTCTCTCAGAAAGAATTCCCCACCCCACCTTCCTGTCCATGCAGAATGGTGAGGGGACACGGGGGCAAGGGGGGCACGGATCCCACAGACAAATAGGGGTACAGGCCTCGATGGCTGGGAGGACAGCCAGGACACAAACTTGGGTCCAGCTCTTTGCCTCCCATTTTGTAGATGGGGCTATTGGTCTGGGAGCATTGAGGCCTAACCCAGGACACAGTGGGTCAGGGGAGGGAAGGGTGCCAGGCACCCGGCTCTAGCTGGACACAGTGTGGGTGGTCTGGCCCCTGGCTGCTGGCCAAGAAGGTTCCTGCTTTGCCTCTGAGCCCCCACTCAGCTGCGGTGGGCTGAGCCCAGCCCCTCACTGTAACACCTTCCCCCAGCATGGACACAGCCAGATGGGGGAGCCCTGGACAGGTGGGAGGGGACAAATGTGGTGCCGTGCCAGGGCTGCAGCTCTGCCGCTTGTCGTGGGGACAGCGGGTCCCCGGGACGTGGCCTTGGTCTCCCCATCTGTGCAGGGTCCCCGGGACACGGCCTCGGTCTCCCCATCTGTGTAGGGTCCCTGGACATGTCCTCGGTCTCCCCATCTGTGTGGGGTCGCCAGGACGTGGCCTCGGTCTCCACATCTGTGCGGGGTCCCCGGGACgtggcctcagtctcctcatctgtgcgGGGTCCCCGGGACgtggcctcagtctccccatctgtgCGGGGTCCCCGGGACGTGGCCTCGGTCTCCCCATCTGTGTAGGGTCCCTGGACATGGCCTCGGTCTCCCCATCTGTGCGGGGTTGCCAGGACGTGGCCTCAGTCTCCCCGTCTGTGCGGggtccctagggtgtggcctcaGTCTCTCCGTGCAGATCCCAGGATGTGGCCTTGGTGTGCAGCCCCCCCATTCTGTCCCTGTGTCCTGTTCCCACTGCAAGCACTGCTCAGCACTGTCACCTGCGCACAACAGGGGGACAGACATCTGCTCTTCACCTGAGATGCAGGGCACAGGGGCTGCCTCCCCAACCTGTCTATGCCCCCATCTCTGCCTCCTCCCAATCCTCCTGGGGCAGCAGGAGCACGCACCcaagcacacacacgcacatacacgaACATGCACAtgaacatgcacacacatgtaggTGCACACAGGTGCccacatatatgcacatacatgcacacacccacAGATGTGAGCGGCCCAAGAATGgtagctccttggaagcctgatCTGACCTGCCTGCTGTGGGCTCCACCTGCCCATCTGGGTACCCCCGTCCCCTGGCTAGTGCTTCCATGCCCAGGGCCCCCCACTCCGCCTTGCTAGGGCTGCCAGGGGAGAGGAGAGCAGGCTTGGCAGGCAGGGCGGCCAGCTGCAGGAGTGACAGACAGGGTGGTGGGCAggagagcagagcagaggccagaTGGGAGGCACATCCTTCGGGGGAGGTGAGGGAGTGGGAGCTGGGGGGGGCGCTGGCGGAGGTGCAGGGCCAGGTAGGTCAGCCAGCCCAGAGCCAGAGCACTCTGTGCATTTCAGCGTCCACGACAGGGCCTGGCTTTCCCAGGGGCcacctggggggggggggcgcgggCAGGGAATCCACAGGCCCAGTGCCCTTGGCATCCCAGCGAGGAATGCCACACAGCAGTTTGTGCCGACACTGCTGATCTGGCTGGCCCAGTCGGGCCTGACGGGCTTCCTGGCACTGGCAGCCTGGAGCTGAGGGTGCGGGGGCTGGGGTGGTGACAGGCACAGCACTTTACACGTGGTCATGGGGCCAGGTGGTGCTCAGCCGGCTGTGGGGTTGGCACTGAGCTGCTGTCCCCACTTGTACCCAGAACCAGGGCCCGGGGTTCTGTGGTTGCCCACGGGCACATGGCTGGTCAGCGGCGGAACCAGGCTCATTGAGGTCtctgggtcagaactgactccaaccCTCTCAGGGGTCTCAGCCAGGGCTGAAGGCCAAGTACCCGCCCCCCCGGGCACTGGCTGCAGCCCCTGGCACTGCCAGGACAAACAGGCAGTGGCCTCCCCCTGCCTTCAATCTGCCTTTGTTCTCCCTCTCCTGGGAAGCATCCTCAGAGTGGGACCCAGTGGGGGCAGGGACCACTGGGGCCTGACTTGGGGCAGCCATCGGCAGCCCTTGTGTCCCAGGAGGGGTGACACCAAGGCCCAGAGGACACATGGCAACCTGGAACTGACCCCGGTGTCCCAGCTGGACACCCTGCCCCAGCCAGCCCCAGAGTGGGGTGGCCTCCCCGCCCACTGTCTGGACCTGTCCAAATTTGAGGGGCTTATGCAGCCCCAAGACGGACCTGGGTGTCCCAGCCCCAGGAGGGGCTGCTGAGGGGATCCTGGGGCTTCGGGTCCCACCTCCAGGACTAGCATGAGCCTGTGCTGAGGGCCCCACTGCTGGGAGAGGCCTCTTCTGGAAACAGCATGGGGAGGGGGCCTCCTGGAGGGGGAGAGAACCCAGGCAGAGGGGACTGTGGTGCACCTGAGGTCCTGTGCAGCTGCCTCCCTGCCCTCTACTGCCCAGCAAAACCCCGGGGGACACTGCAGCGGGGGGCTGGCCTGCGGTGACCCACCCTGGTCCCAGTGCTGCTGTCTGCCTGCTCCCTGTGGGGCCCAGCAAGTCCCCTTCCCTCCGTCGCCCCAACACCAACATCACGGCGTCTCCAAACCTGGGCCCCACTACACGTTGCTGTCCGATTGCCTGAGTTCAGCCACGTGAGACAAGGGGCCAGCACCGCAGGGCAGGTGGGGCAGGGGACGGAGATCCAGACCCCAGACCAGAACCCGAGAATGTCAGAGGTGGCCAGGCCCTTGCTCTTTGTGCAGGGAGGGCCCTCGGGTGGCAGGGCAGGGCCAGCACAAGTGGAAGAGAAAGCCCCGGCTTACTGGCAAGAGCACCTCCTTTCTTCCTGCCGGCCCCTACTCTGAGCATCCCAGTGAGCTGATCCACTTGGGGAGGGACTTGGAGACCACCCCCACTGATTCACGGAAACCCAGGCATACACACAGCACACCCCAACCCCCACACTGCTCCAACAAGCATTTCTTGTCTGCCTGAGTCCACCCTGCACTCCTTTGTGGCTTCCTGAGGTACCTCTTCATCTCCCTGGAGGGCAGGTCTGTAAGGGATCCAGCGAGCACGAATGCCCCGGGGGACACAGTGAGCCAAGCCCTGGCCTGACCCCAATGACCAGCAGTCCCCTGCCCCCTAGCTGAGCCAGTGCTAAGGGTGCCTGCAGACCCCAGGGCCTTGGCAACCCAGCCGCCAGCCTCTGTCCATTGGCAGGAGGGCTCCCAGCTTCACCCTCTGCTCCCTGGTTCCCTAAGCAGGTGGCGGGACCCCTCGGAGCCACAGCTCCCTGCATCAGATGGGGTTGGTCTTAGTCAttttatgctttctttttttctaattatgaAAATGACGGTATTCATCCCACCTTCCAGATGCAGCTGCTGTTACAGGCCAGGCCCGTCATGCTTTCTGGGGTTGAGATCACAGTGGTGTGACTTGGTGTCCTGTCCCACCGATCTGCTGTGAGCATCTTGGGTGTCACCAGCCTCCCGGTAGGCGACTTGTGTGCTGGCCACGGCAGCCCACCCTGCCATTACTGGACACACAGCGCTCCTGATGGGGCTGTGACTCGGGCTCCTGTCGTTCCCCCCTCCAGGGCCTGGTGGGGAAGATGGTAGCCATACTGGTGGCCCAAGAGAAGATTCTTGGAGGCGGGCAATAGAGGGGCCACAGGAGGGCAGGCTCAGTTCCAGTCCCTCCCACACACAGGGCCTGGGCTCCCCAGGACTCTGCAGCTGCCGGGACGGCGGTCCTGGAAATCCAAGGGTTGCCAGGCAGTGGAAAAATCTGGGTTTACAGAGAAGCTAAAAATACATTGTGGCAGCCCCTGCCTCCTGGTTCCGGAATCCTGCTTCTGCCATTTTATCCACCCACCCCGTGGAACACAAGCTCACGCCTTTGCACCCCACCCTTGCTGGTACTAGGCCCAGGAGCACCCCAGTCTGAGGCTGGCAGGGCCACCTCCAAGCTGCCTCCCACCCCAGTAGCCGGTCCCCTCACAGGTACCCCTGAGCCCACCCTGTGTCTGCCCAGGCCCTGCCTGTGCCTGGGGGTCTCCAGAACCCCTGGGCCCCTGGCATCCCTTGTAGGGATCAGGGTACAGAAAGCAGCACCCCCAGCATGCCAGGCTCAAGGCTCAGCTCCCTCCCACCGTGGAGGGCCCGGGCCTTCAGGTGGGCCCCCTACTCTCCCAACATGGACTCTCCTAACAGTGGGGCCTGTACCAGAAAAGGTCCCCAAATGTGTCTATAGGATCCTCGGGCACAGTGGAACTGGCTGAGAAGCTGGGACCCGGGCCCCACACCTGGACTCCCACGAGGTGGTGACTGGTCATGCCCATTTAATGGATGcagacactgaggcccagagaggttagatGACCCCCACAGTGTGACTCTTCATCTGCCCCCACGCCCAGCACGGGGCCTCCGGGCAGCAGTCTCAGCTCTGGGTGCTCTTTCTGGCCCAGTTTCTCTGCACAGCAGGGGTCGGTGCTGATGGATTCTGCAGTGTAGGAGACTCAGTTTTTCCCCCCagcaccacacaccacacacactcagCTCAACGGACGTCCGCCAGGCTGGGGGCGGTGGCTTCCCTTGAGTCAGCACAGCTGCCTGGGCATGTGGGCGCCCAGATGGTGCTGCCAGCTTCCCGGGCCAGGCCGCCCAGGTGCGGGCGGGGGGCCAAGGAGCCCCCGGGAGGTGGCCCAGGCCCTCCTTCCCAGCTCCCAGGGCAGACCCCCAAGCAGGAGCACGTTGGAGGGGAGGCAGGGCCCTGCCCAGCGGATCCCAGGTAACCAGTAGAAGAAAGCGCGCTAAAGGGAGGCATTGGTGGTGGGATGCAGCCCTGGGATCTCCTCGGTAAAATGTCTCTGCCCGCATGGCTCCATCGGTACAGGCAGGGCAGACTGCTGGGGGCTGATAGGACACGTCTTCTCGACAGACTGGGTCCCTGCGGAGCTTCAGAGGGTCCGCTCTGCTGCAGGCGCAGGCTGCAAGGAAACTCAGAGGCGAATTCTTGCGTTCCCGGCCCCGCGCCCACGGGCGCCACGCCCAGGTCGGGCGCCCCGCCCAGGTCGGGCCGCCCACTTGAGGCAGAGCCCCGCCAGTCCCGCCAGCTCCGGGCGCCTGTGGGGGAGGTCGGGGACGGCTGGTGGAGCCTGAGGGGGCGGTGTTGAAAACAGCCAGTTTCCTGAAGGCCCGCTTGTACCACCCGGTGCTGGTTCGGTTCCGTTCTGTGCCACTGCCTCCGCCACTGTGTGCTGTCACCGCAGACGAGGACAGACAGGAGCCTGCCCTGAGCACAGGCTCACAGGGCGCTGAGCTGTGCGGGGACCAGGAAGTGCTTTCCCCAGAGCGGTGGCTAGCCTGTCAGTAAATGCTGGTTCCCTGCTGTGCCCCGGCAGAGCGGTGGAGCATTTCCGCAAAGATGTCCCTGCTCCAGGGCCTGAGCATCAGGGGAGAAAAGCTGGGCACCCTGCTTCAGCTGCTCTGCCACCAGCCCAGCTCCCCTTCCCGGCTAGAGCCTCCCTGCCTGGATCCACAGCCCCCAGCAGGACCCCAGACAGTGCGCGGAGGGCCTGACTGACCTGTGCAGCCAGCCCCAGGACCGGGAGCTTGGTGCCCAGGGCCTACTGAGCAATGATGCCCCTGGAGATTGGGGTCTTCCAGGGGAGCAAGCCCTTGGCCTGGGCCGTGGGGGTGGGCAGCGCCAGAAGGGGGCCAGCCGTGTGGATCAGCAGGCCTCGCTGTGTGGTGGGCTTTCCTGGGAACTGCGGAGCGGAAGCCCGGGGATATCGATCGCCTTTGAAAGGAAGGTTGCTTTCCGGCACCGAGGGGCTCTGGGGTGCTTGGCTGGAGAGGACACTTTGGATGCAGATGTCTGGCCTGGGAGAGCTCTTGCTCTGGCCACTCAGCGTGTGCCAAGGGGGCAGCACTCAGGCCAGAAAAGGCAGGGCTTGAGGAAGGGTGGGTCAGTCCCAGTGCCTCTTTAAGCAGCAGCACCCAGGTGGGCGGGAGTGTGTGCACAGCTCCATCTGCCTCCTCTTCATGGTGGTGAGAGGGCCTTGGGGGCCTG
The window above is part of the Loxodonta africana isolate mLoxAfr1 chromosome 10, mLoxAfr1.hap2, whole genome shotgun sequence genome. Proteins encoded here:
- the LOC135232493 gene encoding collagen alpha-1(III) chain-like is translated as MTGLACNSSCIWKEAPSPCCFQKRPLPAVGPSAQAHASPGGGTRSPRIPSAAPPGAGTPRSVLGLHKPLKFGQVQTCQGLQPVPGGAGTWPSALAETPERVGVSSDPETSMSLVPPLTSHVPVGNHRTPGPGSGYKWGQQLTPGCQCQEARQARLGQPDQQCRHKLLCGIPRWDAKGTGPVDSLPAPPPPSAPPSSHSLTSPEGCASHLASALLSCPPPCLSLLQLAALPAKPALLSPGSPSKAEWGALGMEALARGRGYPDGQVEPTAGRWGDRGHVQGPYTDGETEATSRGPRTDGETEATSRGPRTDEETEATSRGPRTDVETEATWGDQGHVPGTRCPHDKRQSCSPGTAPHLSPPTCPGLPHLAVSMLGEGVTMVLRRGLHFSDPSQAEIPPTNPGPRTGGLRAAMCVPRVAGRMALPTLSPSSSCLTGTEPSCSGPGACFPSSCTTRLAWQRCPPTCLLHPQLCANDGSNPEPQVQGLLFAQRGLGVAHTLSDQPAVTKLPPGPPVRARTVQGAVVEAGSGRGSTGGVGAGVPLPLACQSHAEETEQGGGLGPQASPGAFQPANPVRPPARGQLETQRPGQGATGPRTRSRSLFSQLRLIHAQDAAAARREHGSSSGQAAPLLNTRGRGAQPAGRRAAWDPCLGTGVPARSHPAPPAPAPSALTRPDSVSPGAPGRPRGGLTGQGRRPESGGAAALCAGRGLRYPALRTARAGAPAGALARSRAWGSGWGSVPGLGLWLGLGPGLGALARGWDWGSGSSSRRQRAGRGAVPPPLPSAPPSPPGGPRPPTGSEPASDRITFLGPRSPAGGPGTGGRSPSSWGDVMEEAPKLDPEGWPLPGTDGLSDFGKPFWKPGPTGELLSCGLS